Sequence from the Methanosarcina siciliae T4/M genome:
GCAAAAAGCTGGGGATAGATACCTATGAGGTCATGGAAGCTGTGGGGAGGGACTTCAGAATTTCCCCAAAATTTTTAAATTCCGGAGCAGGTTTTGGAGGATCATGTTTTCCGAAAGACGTAAAAGCGCTCATAGGAAAAGCAAAAGCAATCGGATACTCTCCCGTACTTCTGGAGTCCGTAATAGCTGTAAATGAAAGGCAACCCCTTCTTATGACTGAAATTCTTCAGCGGAAAATAGGAGATCTTACAGGCAAAAAGATTGCAGTCCTTGGCCTCGCTTTCAAAAACGAAACGGATGACATAAGAGAATCCAGATCAATCCCTGTGATTGCTGAACTCCTCAGATTGGAAGCCCAGGTTTCGGCTTATGATCCGATGGCAACCGAGAACATGAAGCGTATCTTTCCCGCAATCGAATACTGTGAAAAAGCTGCAGATGCGCTTAAAGATGCAGACGCCTGCCTTGTGATGACAGAATGGGACGAATTCAGGAATCTCGACTCTGAATTCCGGGAAATGAAAGAGAAGATAGTTATTGACGGGAGACGGATAATTAAAGCTAAAGATGTGGATTATGAGGGACTCTGCTGGTGAAAAATCAGCAGAAATTCCTACCTCCGTTTTTATTCTTTCATTTCTGCCGGGACCTTTTCAACTGCCAGGATTTCCCGCAGGCACTCAAGCACATCGTCCCTGAGGTTTTCGTTCTGAAGAGCAAAATCGATTATGGATTTTACATACCCAAGCCGATCTCCGGTATCGAACCTTTTTCCTTTGAACCTGCAGGCGTAGATCATCTGAGACCTGTTCAGGACCCTGATGCCGTCCGTAAGCTGGATCTCGCTCCCCACCCCGGTTCCGGCTTCCTTAATGCAGTCAAAAATTTCAGGGGTGAAAACATAACGCCCAATTGCCCCGATATTGGAAGGAGCATCTTCAGGAGAGGGTTTTTCCATGATATCCTCAAGCACGTACAGAGAATCGTCAAGAGGCTTACCCTTTATAATTCCGTAACTGCTCAGTTTTTCATAAGGCACCTCTTCAACTGCGATGGTTGACCTTCCGTATTTTTCAAAGTTCTCGATAAGCTGGGCAGTGCAGGGTTTATCATTAACGATAATGTCGTCTCCGAGGAGCACCGCAAAAGGTTCATTTCCGATATGATTCTCTGCCCTAAGCACCGCATCTCCAAGCCCGTTAGGTTCCTTCTGGCGGATATAATGGATATCAACAAGAGAGGAGATATCCCTGACCAGCTTCAACATGTCTGTCTGGTTCTTTTTCGCAAGGTGCATTTCAAGTTCAGGGGAGTCGTCAAAGTAGTCTTCGATAGCTCTCTTGCCTCTTCCAGTGATGATGATTATGTCCTCTATCCCTGAGGCTATAGCCTCCTCCACGACATACTGGATGACTGGAGTATCAATGATCGGGAGCATTTCTTTTGGCATGGACTTGGTGGCAGGCAGGAAACGAGTTCCTAGACCGGCTGCCGGAATGAGTGCTTTTTTAATAGTCACGATTAACTCTCCGGTAAAAGGAAAAATTACGTAAAGGTTTATTCTTACACTGGGTTAAACTACTTTTCACCTTATCTCTTTAACTTTTCCCTTATTTCGTACAGCAATCGGGGAAAGAAAGAAAAAAGTTGCAAAACTTTCAAAAAGAGTGAAAAATATTAATAGTGAGAGTCAGATTATTTGTAGATTTTCATGCTTTCAGAGAACAGAATACTTGTAACAGGAGGAGCCGGGTTCATAGGGAGCAATCTGGTAGACCGCCTTTTAGAAAAAGGAAACTTGGTTGTTGTTTTCGATAACCTCAGTTCCGGCAAAATGGAATTTATAGAGCATCACCTTGAAAACCCGGATTTTTCTCTTGTAAGAGGAGACCTTCTTGATCCTGAAGCTATCGAAAGAGCCTGTAAGGATGTTGACATGGTATACCATGTAGCTGCAAATCCGGATGTTAAACTTGGAGCTTCAGATACAAAAGTCCATCTGGATCAGAATATCCTGGCAACCTACAACCTTCTCGAAGCTATGAGAAAAGGAGATGCAAAAAAAATTGCATTTACTTCGACATCCACAGTCTATGGGGAAGCAAGCGTGATGCCCACCCCGGAGGATTATGGTCCCCTTATCCCTATATCTCTCTACGGGGCTTCAAAACTTGCCTGTGAAGCTCTCATCACTTCATACTCTCACACCTTCGATATACAGGCGTGGATTTTCCGGTTTGCAAATATTGTAGGACCGCGCAGCACACACGGAATCACTGTTGATTTTATAAAGAAGCTGAAGGATAATCCCGGCAGGCTCGAGATTCTTGGGGACGGAAAACAGGAAAAATCCTACCTTCATGTGTCGGAGTGTGTTGATGCTATCCTTTTTGCAATAGAGAAAAGCAAAGAAGATATAAATATATTCAATATCGGTTCCGAAGACACAATCAGTGCTACAGAAATAGGGGGAGTTATTACTGAAGAGATGGGCCTTTCCGATGTAGAATTCGTATATACCGGAGGAAACAGGGGTTGGAAAGGCGATGTGCCAAGAATGAGGCTCGGGATAGAGAAACTAAAAGCAATAGGTTGGAAACCTGTCTATACGTCTGAGAACAGCGTAAGGGAAACAGCAAGGGAGTTGCTTTCCGGAAACTGATTATTTGCTGTTAGAGCTAACTTCTGACCTGAACAGATACCTTTTTATTAAAGACATTTCGTTGTCAGTAAAACCCCCTACCAGAAACATTGCAACCACATAAGTAAACATGCCTGCTCCCACGGCTTCAAAAAGCTCAACTATGCCCGCGATAGATAGGCTGGAAACAAAGAAGTACATGGCCATTGAGGACAGAATACTTTTTCCGATGTCCAGGAAATGAAAATCAAGCTTGAAATGTTTTAGGGACACATGTATGCAAAGTGTAGCCATCAAAAAGTAGGAGATGAGGGTCGAAAAAGCAGCCCCTATGATGCCTACTGAAGGGATGAGAATGAGATTGACTATCACGTTTGAAACCGCGGCAACGATATTAATGTAGGTAGCAAACTTCGTTTTTTTTATAAGGAACATTGTGTTGACAAAAATCTGGAATATTCCTGCCATCAGCCCGGCAAAAGCGATTATAGGGATTACAAACCAGCCAGATACGAAATCCGGAGTGGTAAGGATCCCAAGTAAAGGTTTTGCAAGAGCTGAAAGTCCAAAAACTGCAGGAATAGAGATAATAAGGAAGTATCTCAGAGAATGCGACATATATGTTCTTACCTCTTCCATCTTATTCTCATCAAAAAGCTTTGAAAGCTCGGGAAAGAGAATAAGCTGAAGGGGGCTTACAAAAAGCTGGATGAGGTTTCCTATTGAGCACGCCGCAGAATAGACTCCAACACTACCCAGGCCAAGAAGATAAGTAACCATATATCGGTCACTTGAATCCGTAACCCACCTGATAAGGGAGTTTGGAGTTAATGGCAGAGAAAACTGCAGATACTCTCTGATGTAAGTAAACCGCGGAATGACAAAACCTATCTGGGAAACTATGGTAACAAAAGCGACTAAAAAAATCAGACCCTGAGTAATTAAAGTTGCGGTTATTACTCCAAGAAGTCCGTATCCCATTTTAAGGAAAATCACGATAAATAACAGTTTTCCAAAGGTTTCAAAAAAAGTAAGGTAAGAGAATTTCTTAATTTGCCTGAAAACCCTGAAATAAAAAAGGGATACAGATTCAATTATATTCAAAATAATTAAAAGGGAGCCTGCCTTAACAAAATATGTTGCTTCAGGTTCCTTAAAACCGAAAGTTGCAAGCGGCTCTGCAAATATATATAACAGGAATGAAGCCATCAAACCTGATGCTGTAACAAAAAAAAGGATTGAATATACTGCTTCCCTTATTTTTTTCTTATCGGTTTCGGAAGATAAAAATCTGACGAAACTCATTGAAAGTCCCATAAGCGCAAGGGAAGAGATCAAAGATGTTGTAATGCTGATCTGTGCCCAGAGCCCGTAATCATATGTTCCAAGGGTTTTTGTGATAATGGGAAGTAAAAAGAAGGCACTCAGGCTTGTGAGAATCTGAACCGTCCCAATAAAACCAACGTCCCTTGCAAACTTCTGATATGACATCACACCACCTTAAAAAAACTGCTTTCCCTTAATCAAAAGAGCTTATGAAACCGTTGCACAAAAATCTCTTTAACAGATGGTCCAGATCACTAATTAATGCCCGATACATAAATCCTTTTGAATACCGTTGATTATCCGACTCGGGTTTTAGCCTGGATATTGATTGTTTTTTAATCACCGGAGCGAATTGGTTTATCTTCATAAAACCACCTTTAATTCGAAGAGGGAGAAACTGAAAATTTTAAATTGATTCTCAGTGTTAACATTATTCGTATAATAAAGAAATAATAATTCTGTTTCATAAAAATACCTTTAACCAGGAAAATTGTCCTAAATCCAAGAACGGGAGATTGAGATTAAATTTCACCGTTAACTTTCAGTTTATTTGGACAGCGTTTTCATTTGAAGAAATCAGTCCCATTCTCGCTCAATAAGAGATTTCTACAAAGAATAAAAGCCTTTGTATTCAAGTAATTATTTTCAACAGTTATTATACAGGCAAACAAAACTTTCAAAAAAGAAATATTTTGCAGGAATAAAAATATAGACTGAAAAACTAAGAAAAATATGCAGTAAGTAAGAGCCAAAATTATAAAGATAAATACGAAAGATTGCCCTTGAAACAAAGTATAAAAATATTAAAAAAATTTATTGTTAGCCACTGGAATTCTATTTTACGAAACCTGTTACATCCGGCCTACAGAAAAATATAACCTTCACTATTCGCTTTATCTCTACGCAGTTCCCAAAAAGTACTTTTATCCCATAACCGGTATTTTATTAAAGACCCGGACTACCTTATTGAAGCTGTAAAAAGTTTTGTGGATAACGAACACGGACATGCATACAATAGACTGGGACAACAGGCTTATAAAAAACATGGAAAAAAGTGCAGAAGAACTCGGAATTGCAAGCTGTGTCAAGTTCACTGAACCTGTAACCCGGGAGGACAATTCCCTCTGGATTTCAACGGCAGACCTGCTTGTACTAACATGCCTTTTGAAGACGAAAGCAGAAGGGAAAAGACTTTATAATAAAGAGTGACTTAAACCGATCAAATTAAAAATATTATTAAAAGATATAACTACTAGCGTCATGACAATTTAATTATTGAACATAATTTTTGGCATCCTTATGTCATTATATACTGATTCCGAACTTATAAAATAAGCAATAACTAAATGTTTCTGACACTAGAGACCAAAACCTTACTAAATAAAAAAGAAGTTTCTGAATTAAAACTAGAGACTATCCGTAAAATCCTAAAATTACTACCGAGTTATAATATATAATGCAGAGTTATATAATAGATAATGATATTTGCCTCTGAATTACGCTTTTGAGGATATTGTCGGCGATCAAAGGGATACTCACGATTTATGAAAAAATAATGCATGATGTGATAGAGAAATAAACTTCTATTAGCATTTGCCATATCTGCTCCTCACTGCGTCATATCTGTCCCTCACTACCACATAAAATATAATTCAGGGTCAGCTTCTGAATAAGGTACAAAATGATGACTTGAATAAAGAAAAAAATGATGATTTGAATAAAGAAAAAAACGATAACCCGAATAACTCCGTTTGGATAATAATACTCGACTTCGATGCATTATCCGGAAGATTAATCTTTTGGTTGGACAACAATTTTAACTCAAATGAAAAGGTTAAAAATCGTTATGTTTAAAATAAGTTCAATATTTCAATGAATTCATTACAGAGGGTACTTAATGAAAGCACTTGTTACTGGCTGCGCAGGTTTTATAGGTTCTCACTTAACTGAAAGGCTATTGAATGAAGGCTATGAAGTAATAGGGATTGATTGTTTTACCGATTATTACCCAAAACATATTAAAGAGAATAATCTTCATACATTCATAAACCATGACAATTTTGAGTTTATAAATAAAGACCTGCTCTCTGTTGACAATTATCCAGATGTAGATTATGTCTTCCACCATGCTGCACAAGCCGGTGTCAGGGCATCGTGGGGTAAATATTTTGATACTTATCTTGAAAACAATATCAGTTTAACTCAAAAACTACTTGAATACTATAAAGACAGCAATATTAAAAAATTCGTATATGCCTCTTCATCATCTGTTTATGGGGATATTGACGAATTACCGATGAATGAAGAGTCTTTGTTAAAGCCTGTGTCTCCTTACGGTGTTACAAAACTTGCAGCTGAACATTTGTGCTCTTTGTATTACACGAGTTACAGCGTACCAACCATTTCTTTGAGATATTTTACCGTTTTTGGCCCAAGACAGAGGCCAGATATGGCTATTTTCAAATTTGTTAACAGGATATTTAATGGTAAAGAAATAACAGTTTATGGAAATGGACTTCAAACCCGAGATTTTACTTATGTTGCTGATGTAGTTGAAGCAAATGTTCGGGCAGCAACAGGCGACATTGTTGGAGAAGTGTTTAATATAGGTGGCGGGAACAGTATTACAGTAAATGAATTAATAAAACAAATAGAAATTATTGTTGGAAAAAAGGCTAAAGTAAAATATATAGATACTCAAAAGGGAGATATGAAGGATACAAAATCCGATGTAACAAAAGCAAGAAAGTTGCTTAATTGGAAAGCGAAAACAGATATTATAGAAGGGTTGGATAAATATATCGAATGGTTTAGAAAAAACGATTACCTCTACAAGGACCTGGATCTATAAATCAAGAGGAACTTAAAAACGACTTAACCTGGAACTCCAAATATTCGTTACCACTCAACTAAAGACTGAATGGCTCCTGTTTCATCCCCGCCATTGAGAACAAGCCCCCGGGCTTCTTCCCCGCGTTCCGTAGGTGTACAGTCAGGGAAAATCCATTCTCTATCTTTTAACCGGAGTTTCCAGGATGTTAAAAAATAAAGGATTCTGTAAGATAATTTGAAGTCTAATAAAAAATTAAGTCTAACAAATCAACTTGGGATATACTTCCCAAGCTGAAGTTTTGCAAAGATTTCAGCAGTTTCTTTGTTCATTTCTTCTACAACAAACTCTGCACTTTTCTCTCCTTTTCTATTATTAACCAATCCTATCCTTATCTTTTCGAGATTGCTGGACAACATTTGAATTGTTAATTCCTGGTCATCGATCAAATGAAGTAGATAATTGTAGAGTAGTAGCCCCATTACACAGAGAAACACATGAGCTCTTATCTTTACCCTTTCTGGCATACACCGGTTTTATCGGTATCAATAACTTGTCTTTTAACCATTTCATGTCATCTTCAATCATATTTCGGGAATCATACATCTCCACAATTTCTTTTGTTGTAAATTCCTCTTTATCATTAAACGCAACAGTTTTCCCCATCCCTAAAAGAAACTCCTTTTCATACCAAGTTCCTTTTATGAGATGAGCTTTGACTTTGTTCTTTTTTCCGTTCTCCCACTCTTCTTCGTAATCGGACAGAGGAATCTGATATAAATCTTTACATATAGAGGAGGGTAAAGCTCCGACAACGTGCATTTTATCTAAAACCTGTTTGATGTTATCTGTTGAGTCCATCCCTCTATCAAAAACAATAGTCATTTCCTTTAGAGGAATTTCAATTTCCTCAACACGTTTGCAGATACTATCAAACAAACCTGAAAACAAAGATACATCAGGAACGTTTGATAAATATGTAATTGTATGGAAAGGAATATTATTATTTGAGGTTGTTAAGCCGACTCCTATGAGGTTCTTATCCCTCTTTTGATTAGTATTTAGGAGATATCAAGTTCGATTTTACGGATTGTTTTTTCATCCAATTTTTCCATGTAATTGAGGAAGTCCTGACTTGAGAGTTTGTATTTTGGGTTCCAGAAAAACTACGGTTAAACTGAAAATCCGTATTGTGGAATCCGTATACGCTACAGATTTTAGAAGAAAGCTCAAATTATCCTATATCTCATTTTAACTCCCTGCACACACCTTAAATATTCGTTAGGAACTACTTTTGATTTCCGTATGTTTTCCTCTTTTTCCAGTATAGGGGAACTTTTTTATAATTACAAAGTGGTTTAAAAGATCTTCTCTATAAAATTTCAGTTTATCTGTAACAAAAAGAGAGATTTTACCTGAAAAATAGTTAATAGTTAAGTCAACAAGTTTATCTGCAACATACTGTTTTCTTGGACCTATTACAAAAAATGCTTCAATCGCGTAAGTATTAAGTTATTCACATAGATAGGGATCTTTGAAAGGGAAACAAGAGATTTTTGACGAAACAATGAAGAAGTGACTTAAGTATATAAGTTCGTAATGAGAAACACAACTGGAAAAAGTAGGAATTGTTTAAGGTATTTATATACAGAGATTGCATAATAGCAAAAAGATGTAATTATATAGAAATTTTCTTTATATTGTTGACAAAGGCTTTTTGAAGTAACTGCAATTATTCTTGAGAGAAATAAGAATAAAAAGAGTGAAAAGAAAATTAAAAGTGAAAGAAAAATACTGACTATTTACTCTTACAGCTTTTGTTTATTCAAAGTTTCAGGAAACACTGGTGCTACAGGAGACACTGGTGATACCTTAGAGACATTTAATAAAAAGATGCAAAAGAAGAATATACATCCAAGAAGGATGAGGACACATTGCAAAAAGGAACTAATCAAATCTTGAGTCTTCTGACCTCTATTTCGTTACTCCTCCTAGTTTACGGTCTCTTTATACTTGAAGAAATCCCGGTTAAGGGATATGCAGCTAGCATCTATGACCAGCTTCCTTTACGTTTATATCTAATCCTACTCTTTTGCTACATTTCTTCCATTATACTGGTGCTCTCATGCAGGAACAAAAAAACGATAATTATACTATTACTTATTCATTCCACAGTACTGATGATCCCTTATATGCTTGGATACGTCTCCATAGGTAGATATGGAGAATTTTCACTTATGGGATTGGCGGAAAATAGAGGACTTTTTGATCACCCGGACTCTTCTGTCATTTCAAACCTTTCTCCTACAGGTCCTCTGCTGGTTTCAGCTCTGGACCTGGTATCGGGGTTGGGAAGACAAACGCTTTCTTATTTTTTACCGATTTTATTTTCAATTATGTTCATTACCGGGATGTACATGCTCTGCAGAACTTATATAAGCCGGGAAAAACTTGTCGGTGTAGTCTTGCTTTCCTCGTTTCTTCTATATTTCTGGCACTTTCAGTTTTCGACGTTTCCTTATTACCTTTCTTTTTGCATGGTCCCTATCTATCTTTTTGTGTTAAGAAAAGCAATTTTGGATGAAAACAGGAAAATGCTTATCAGTTTTCCTTTTATGATAGCGTTGCTCCCGTTAGCCCATCCTTTTATTTTTGCGTATCTTATTTGTTTTTCACTACTCCTCATCGTTATAAATGAGATACTAGATGAGAAGAGAGACATTACCAAAATCTTCGGCTTCAATGTTCCTGCTAAAGATGCTGTATTCATTTTACAGGGAAAAAAAGTTCTTTTTCTCTTTTTCCTGACGCTTATCTTGGGGAGCGTCCTATTCTGGAACTATGCTTCCCGTTTTTCCCAAACTTTACCTCCCGATCTTTCCTGGCACATTCAAACTTTATCAGTAACAAGCCTGACCAGTATGTTAGGAGTGGAATCAAATCTCGAGTTCATACATTATTTCAATCTATATTATGGCAAATATTACATTCCGTTAATCTTCATTATTATCAATTCCGTAATCACATGGCAAAATCGTAAGAGGTTTTGCCACCATTATATCCACACATATTCTTACTTTTTAATACTCTATGTAGTTTCTTTCTTCCTGGAGTTGGTCTTTCTATTAAATCCTTTCATACATTATCCTGCGGAAAGATTTGTAAATCTAAGTTTCATTATTTTTGCTCAAATACCTCTACTGGCTTATTCACTCTATATTATCTTTCTCAGGAAGGGACATATACTTGGTCTTGCTTCTGTAATTCTGATCCTGGGCCTTCTCTGGACCTATGGTTTCTTCAGCTGTTTTAGTTCCCCTTATACTGGCGGAATCTCAGAAGGAGTTTCACAAAATGAAGCTACAGGAATGCAGTGGCTATCCAGCACTAAAGCTGTCACCGGTTTCCCCATATCTGAAGAAGGAGAGAACATTGAAAATAAATTTATCTCAGACTCTACCGGCAATTTGAAAGATTCTGACTCGTTTTATGCAGAAATATCACCCGGTTTTGTGTATATCCCGGGCCACTACTTTGAAAGCACAGCTTACCTAAAAAATTCTTCGGAAAATGATCCATGGTATTTTGTGGTAACTACTTTTTCAAAGGAATTAAGAAAGAACAAATTAGAAGTTGAGACCTCAGACTATGTTGGGAACGCAATAAAGTTACCTGAAAGAAACTCTACATGTAAGATCTACGATTCCCTCAATATAGAGATTTATGCGTACTCTACGTAAATGATTGTACATAACTATGAAAGAACAGTAGTCTTAACGGAAAAAAGTTTAAAAAGTCTGCAAATGTGCAAATAGAACAGAATTACTTCACCTGTAAACTTTCTTTTGTTATTTATTTCACAATCTTAATTTTCTTTATTCTTCCTGGGAGTGAACACCAGACAAGCTAACGAAGGGTTAATCCCACATTTGTAGGGTTTATGTTTACCCGAATTGAAGACTGGCTTTAGACCTATCAGCGATGGGAAAGAAACTATAGATCCAGACCTCACAAACCTTTAAAGAGTAGATTTTATTTTTGTATGTATATGTTCCTCTACTTTAATTCCCATTCAATAGAACCTGTTACAGAGAATTGAGACCAAAACCTTGCCTATGAAAAACCTTGCCTATAAGACACTCCTTTTTCTGACAATATTACAAGGTTTCTTGCCGCAAAAAAGTTCTTGCTCCCATCAAAAAGAACTTGATAGATTCTTTAGAACTCTGGTTTTATATGCACATTGCATCAACAAGAATAGTTAGTTGCACATAAACTGACTCCGCTTTGATTATTATTGCCTTCGAATATGTTCGTTCAGAAATATCATCCTTGAAATGGCGTGCAGTATGATTCCTGTAAATATCATAAAAGCCCCTATGATTGTCAACATTACCATGAGGAGCGTGGGTCCGAAACGCAAGTGTCCGCCCATATAATAGTCCTGCAGAAAATACAGCCCCATAAGAAAACCGGCAGATGCCATAATCATCCCTGGAACTGAAAAATAGAACAGGGGGCGCCTGTATTCCATATCTTTAAGAAGCTGGAGCAGAACCCTGGGACCGTGTATGAAGGGATGTTCGGAGGAACAATCTTCAAGATCATATCTGCAGTGGATCTCTACTTCAGTAAACTTAAGCTTATGATCTCTTGCCTGAATAAGAATCTCTGAACCTGCAGACATATCAGTTCCATTGAGGTTTATATTCTCAATGGCTCTTCTGCCATATGCTCGGAAACCGCTCTGGGAATCAGTAACATTGAGACCACCTGCTATATAGGTTGCCACATCAAGAACTTTCATTCCAAACTTACGGTAAATAGGGACATTTTTTCCATTGCCGTTGACGAATCTTGAACCAATCACAAGGTCAAATCCATGTCTTAAGGGCTCAAGGAGCATAGGAATTTCGGAAGGATCGTGCTGGCCATCTGAATCGATTATTACCATAGCACCTGCACCGAGGTTACGGGCCGTGTCGAAACAATTTCTCAGGGCTGCCCCGTATCCTTTGTTTACTTCGTGGCGGACTACATAGGCACCAAGGGACTCGGCGATATCGACAGTATTATCCGTGCTCCCATCGTCCACAACCACAACCCTATCCACATATTTTTTGCAGCCCTTGATGACCTCTGCAATGGAATGGGCTTCATTATAGGCAGGCATGGCTGCAATAGTAATGGTCATATGCAATCATCTACCCCTTTGATGAAAAAACTCAAGAGTCTTATAAACCGATTTTCCATAGATAAATCGGCGAGAATTTCAAATACAGTGAATACATTTTTCAGAGTTATCGCTCCACAAATTTTAAAGGGTTTCTAAGGATAACCTCCAATCAGACTCACAGTGTATCTTTTGGGGGATTTTCATACTCCTCTTTTGGGAAAGAAGAGATACCCTGCAAGTAAGTCGTAGTCCTCAATAAGACGTGTATTTGTTTTAATATATGAGCTATATAAGCATTTAGGCACGAAAAATAGTGAAACAGTATTCCCGATAACGAAAAACAATTAAGCCTGGTTAAAAAACGCATTAGTCAGAAAAAGTGGTTAAAAACCTTCGATATGAATTATACTTACAATATTATGAATGAAAAAATTTGGAAAGACTGAAGAGCCAAAAGGGGTTTCATGGAACTCCGCAACATAATAAAAAAAGAAAAGGCATATCAGTAAGCTCTCTTTAAAAAATGATAGACGATTCAAGCCTTAAGATCAGTCAAATTTGTAATGAATGAATAGTTTTTTATAATAACCTGAAGGAAAAGGGAAAGATATTTTATACAAAAAAAGTAATTTGAGTAGATCGAATTAAAACAATCATTAAAAAAATAGGAATGATTGAAGAACGAAAGCTTTACAAATAAAAAACAAAACCCCTGAATTCCAATTCAGAACTGATCCCAAACCTTCCGGTTCTCGCTCTTCCAGTAAGATATTAAAAGACCGACCGGGAAAATCCGGAAAGGTTGTCTGAATACCCTGCTGCCAAAGGGATAATGAAAAAGGCAGCTTAGCCTGAATACAAGAAGAAATTAGACTGGAAAACCAGAAAAACATTAAAATCGTTTTATGAGGAGTCATATGGCCGGAAACCAGAAGTTTCCATCTGACCTGCTGTTTGTGGTAGGTCTTGTAATTCTTACGGATATCTTCGTACTTACTCCTGCACTAAATGAGAGTTTTATTCGCACTGTCCTTGGACTTCCAATGATATTATTCCTTCCGGGGTATTCCCTTGTATCCCTGCTGTTTCCGACAAAAAATACGCTTGAGGGAATTGAAAGAGCAGCACTCTCTGTAGGAACGAGTGTTGCAATTGTACCTCTCATGGGGCTTGTACTTAATAATACATCATTCGGGATCAGAGAAATACCTCTTCTTGTAAGCCTCTCTGTGCTTATCGTCCTTGTATGCGCAGCGGCATATGTCCGCAGGAAGCAGTTCCCTGAAGAAAAAGCCTTTGAAATCTCTTTCAAAGCTTCCGCCCGTAATATGTTAATTGAAATTATGGGGAAACCGGAATCGACGACGGAAAAAGCTCTCAGGGTTATTATGGCAGTTTCCATTCTGGCCTTGGCAGGAAGTATCGCTTATGTAGCCCTACTTCCTCACGAACAGGAGCCATTTACGGAATTCTATATCCTCGGGTCCGATGGAACAGCTGAGAATTATACGACTGAGTACGTGCAGGGAGAAAGCGGAACAGTCATTATAGGAATCGTAAACCACGAACACAGTACTGTGGACTATACAATGGACGTCAGGCTCGAAAATAAGTCCCTGCCCCTTCCTGAGACCTTGAAGCATATACAACTTGAAGACAACATGACCCTGGAAAAACCTCTTGAGATAACCCCCACTGTTAAAGGAAACAATATGGAACTTCAATTCCTG
This genomic interval carries:
- a CDS encoding DUF1616 domain-containing protein, which encodes MAGNQKFPSDLLFVVGLVILTDIFVLTPALNESFIRTVLGLPMILFLPGYSLVSLLFPTKNTLEGIERAALSVGTSVAIVPLMGLVLNNTSFGIREIPLLVSLSVLIVLVCAAAYVRRKQFPEEKAFEISFKASARNMLIEIMGKPESTTEKALRVIMAVSILALAGSIAYVALLPHEQEPFTEFYILGSDGTAENYTTEYVQGESGTVIIGIVNHEHSTVDYTMDVRLENKSLPLPETLKHIQLEDNMTLEKPLEITPTVKGNNMELQFLLFNETEKNVPYRDLHLWINVAGEA